The genomic stretch AAGGGACGTGTGTTGCAGCGACAAGGTAGTCGCCGCGCGTCGCTTCCTGTTCTTACAGACCCATTGTCTGTCCGGACTGGCGGTCGTGCTCTGGGGAGCACACCGCAACGCTTCGTGGCTAGTATCGGGAAGAAAGTTTTTGGCTTTAGGAAAAAAGCACGCTCGGGCCGGGAAAACAACGAGCCGCCCCAAAGGCGGCTCTTGGAAGACCGACTGCGGCTGAGCGCGGTCAGGCGGCGGCGGCGATGGATTGCATGGTTTCCGGGGCGACGACGCGGTCGATGTCGAGGAGGGTTTTCACGTCGCCTTTGACCTTGGCCATGCCGAGGAGGTAGGTGGTGTCGACGCGGGTGCCGAATTCGGGCGTGGGCTCGATTTCGGTGGC from Opitutia bacterium encodes the following:
- a CDS encoding chemotaxis protein CheW — its product is ATEIEPTPEFGTRVDTTYLLGMAKVKGDVKTLLDIDRVVAPETMQSIAAAA